A stretch of the Macaca thibetana thibetana isolate TM-01 chromosome X, ASM2454274v1, whole genome shotgun sequence genome encodes the following:
- the NEXMIF gene encoding neurite extension and migration factor: MDNQQDKAIVASASGENTLINGVKENDSEDQDVAMKSFAALEAAAPIQPIPVAQKETLMYPRGLLPLPSKKSCMQSPPSPLGLIEAPEHAANSASVNAISLTSGIAKGLNTWSLPNECEKAPFAIVEPAGMSALNGDCLMQPSRTCLGCFMESKDAVDPEPGISLKVGDLNRDYETCAVSDIGIQCINAGENMKYGEQLLSDQLLGFPLHKSRAGDRRETEKPDIDLEDPAQKSYYEALLLDKCNTEEALLANSNQDWGYFETFISESKIELLDLCSKNELSVNLFSEEDVDNYMFDDDESTLGSDVCSLKIRYESFQDNVRDKTTLLMQEDAQFNFFPSVFTTCPKRESKSGALKQSSDFSQFKVPDVSIIWGEEDKNLDKKKGKEEGQEDKGVEKKDGKDNGEKSALNKPCSGTEVEQLKNPKQGHLANCLDTSGNFSDDSSFIEISYDSMGEIRDCSRYMARDTNSGSSSSQQNYGLRAKRKVRYSEDYLYDVDSLEGEKVNERKEWLPVGSKEEDDDEWCPKKRRKVTRKEPPVIIKYIIINRFKGEKNMLVKLGKVDASETTVNLSENQLNKYAKLAPLKGFWQKKKQRNTNTDSIKTPFSQKQSFEPGSFEVSFLPPARKRKSKLGNRHRIQRIPSIEISASSKQISLCNDQRQASNRKEDGGLKGTLKSAPLGAPSCANGSHLNDITGPDSVKVKAQDTEFKGPERKVLNKIKFKSEARLKSKKVKAAGQESKPIVQMSPLLEDQSSKANLKNEVIPGTSNSCHLSEFHEAKAAKNSTFLPTTCSSEMPLSSANVTTNIPVIPGGYLQTLLDASDLSNNTSISYFTHHSPEQNEGSLTQTEKSFVPLQPTQDCVLTSSSDSELQQSSHNFKMESSNYGNVWPNKATPGTQEFMAEVSREIAPTQSSEFGASQVVSMENNLTPTTYNPICLSSGGSNCNKVLYDSVQDTQLPSDDSYQLCHFNNGEICFPFQQGPVNMDDGRLFSFDSMAPLSVSSSNYCSLSLKSCEKDGDDDITDDFLAHCSPKLVIQQSIDEIAPLKESTDLLDISNFTPDKFRHSSLSEMSPPDTPSLSPQITRCESMKTLGTLKGFQEGVPGPLDSVEKIKWDCSTLSRQVQMEDGFTLNNHQFQFHMFNDEDSLSLLQKNPCLSTFNDPSGQNSTNNKVSKSRKKSSPNKSGAMNQSSSQKNTRKKSLKGNNKGIEKPPSKNSRQVPKSTKKGKYMAAINGEKMQIGIGRGGSQTNTISSTGKTLAECIQHGGPMASMKMPSQKGLSGDWALGKESSPGWSDMSMGTNTNSLLDDDQREFQEPSYILSNIASGMADVQRFMMASIEPLWEPMEHHGDPKIFYSSESNSLKLKTLKILAGTPQESKKKINSGSPGATKNHRSIKGVSKSNGKTTIGDPGRANMPGYNEDSRSTFFDKKYSNMSTLGNNGPTHKKLYRHKSSSKALRDEKCKGKHMEREQVHKDESGTASFEKLRDSDYNLLKAETTFWVLPVFEEETRIFQKDI; this comes from the exons ATGGATAACCAACAAGATAAGGCTATTGTTGCCTCAGCCAGCGGAGAAAACACTCTGATTAATGGGGTCAAAGAAAATG aCTCAGAGGACCAGGATGTGGCAATGAAGTCATTTGCAGCTCTAGAAGCTGCTGCACCTATCCAGCCTATACCGGTGGCGCAAAAGGAGACCCTGATGTATCCCAGGGGTCTCCTGCCTCTACCCTCTAAGAAGTCCTGTATGCAGAGCCCACCCTCTCCGTTGGGCCTGATTGAAGCACCCGAACATGCTGCCAATAGTGCTTCTGTGAATGCCATCTCCCTCACATCTGGCATTGCAAAAGGCCTGAACACATGGTCACTTCCCAATGAATGTGAGAAAGCTCCATTTGCCATAGTGGAGCCTGCAGGCATGTCAGCTCTGAATGGGGACTGCCTCATGCAGCCAAGTCGGACTTGCTTAGGCTGCTTCATGGAATCCAAGGATGCAGTAGATCCTGAGCCAGGGATCAGTCTGAAAGTTGGTGATCTAAATAGGGATTATGAAACGTGTGCAGTCTCTGATATAGGGATTCAGTGTATTAATGCtggagaaaatatgaaatatggagAGCAGCTGCTCTCAGACCAGCTCCTAGGCTTCCCCCTGCATAAATCAAGGGCAGGAGACAGACGAGAAACTGAGAAACCTGACATTGACTTGGAGGATCCAGCTCAGAAAAGCTATTATGAGGCATTACTGTTAGACAAGTGCAATACAGAAGAAGCTTTGCTTGCAAATTCCAATCAGGATTGGGGTTACTTTGAGACTTTCATTAGTGAAAGTAAGATTGAACTTCTTGACCTCTGTTCCAAGAATGAGCTGTCTGTCAACCTATTCTCTGAAGAAGATGTGGATAACTACATGTTTGATGACGATGAATCAACACTAGGCAGTGATGTCTGCTCCCTGAAAATTCGGTATGAGTCCTTTCAGGACAACGTTCGAGACAAGACTACTCTTTTGATGCAGGAAGATGCCCAATTCAACTTTTTCCCCAGCGTCTTTACTACCTGCCCCAAGCGAGAGTCTAAGAGTGGGGCCCTGAAGCAGAGCAGTGATTTTTCCCAATTCAAGGTCCCTGATGTGAGCATCATCTGGGGGGAGGAAGATAAAAACTTGGACaagaagaaaggcaaagaggaaggacAGGAAGACAAAGGTGTAGAGAAGAAAGATGGAAAGGATAATGGAGAAAAGTCTGCCTTAAATAAACCATGCAGTGGGACTGAAGTAGAGCAACTTAAGAATCCAAAGCAGGGCCATCTTGCTAATTGCTTGGATACATCAGGGAATTTCAGTGATGATAGTTCCTTCATTGAGATCTCATATGATTCTATGGGTGAGATCAGGGACTGTAGTCGCTATATGGCTCGGGACACTAATTCTGGCAGCTCCTCCTCCCAACAGAACTATGGGCTGCGAGCCAAGAGAAAAGTCAGATACAGTGAAGATTATCTATATGATGTTGACTCACTAGAGGGTGAAAAAGTAAATGAGAGGAAGGAATGGCTGCCAGTTGGTTCCAAagaggaagatgatgatgaaTGGTGtcccaaaaagagaagaaaagtaaccCGTAAGGAGCCCCCTGTTATTATCAAATATATCATCATTAATCGCTTTAAAGGTGAGAAGAACATGCTGGTGAAGTTGGGTAAGGTGGATGCCAGTGAGACAACAGTGAATTTGAGTGAGAATCAGCTCAACAAATATGCCAAACTGGCACCCTTGAAAGGCTTCTGGCAAAAGAAGAAGCAGAGAAACACCAACACGGACTCCATCAAGACACCTTTTTCCCAAAAGCAAAGCTTTGAACCAGGTAGCTTTGAGGTGTCATTTCTGCCACCTGCTCGCAAACGAAAATCTAAACTTGGCAACAGGCACAGGATTCAAAGAATCCCATCCATTGAAATTTCAGCAAGTAGTAAACAGATTTCATTATGCAATGATCAGAGGCAAGCTAGTAATCGTAAAGAAGATGGAGGCCTAAAAGGTACACTGAAGTCAGCACCTCTGGGTGCCCCTAGCTGTGCAAATGGATCACATTTAAATGACATCACAGGCCCTGACTCTGTGAAAGTCAAAGCCCAAGACACAGAGTTTAAGGGGCCAGAGAGGAAAGTGCTcaacaaaatcaaatttaaaagtgAAGCTAGGTTAAAATCTAAGAAAGTCAAAGCTGCTGGGCAAGAAAGCAAACCAATTGTTCAAATGAGCCCTCTCTTGGAAGACCAATCCTCCAAGGCTAATTTGAAGAATGAAGTTATTCCTGGGACCTCAAACAGTTGCCATCTATCTGAATTTCATGAGGCAAAGGCTGCTAAGAATTCCACTTTTCTACCAACGACCTGCTCTTCTGAAATGCCTTTATCATCAGCTAATGTTACCACTAATATACCTGTTATCCCTGGAGGGTATCTGCAGACATTGTTAGATGCTTCTGACTTGTCAAATAACACTAGTATCTCATACTTCACCCACCATTCTCCAGAGCAAAATGAAGGCAGCCTCACTcaaactgaaaaatcatttgTACCCCTCCAGCCTACCCAGGACTGTGTGCTCACCTCATCCTCTGACTCTGAGCTGCAGCAGTCATCTCATAACTTCAAAATGGAATCAAGCAACTATGGAAATGTGTGGCCCAACAAGGCTACGCCTGGCACCCAGGAATTCATGGCTGAAGTCTCAAGGGAGATAGCCCCAACCCAATCCAGTGAATTtggagcctcccaagtagtctcCATGGAAAATAACCTCACACCTACAACATACAATCCAATCTGCCTCAGTAGTGGTGGCAGTAATTGCAACAAGGTCCTGTATGACTCCGTGCAAGATACCCAACTCCCATCTGATGACTCTTACCAATTATGTCACTTTAATAATGGAGAAATCTGCTTTCCTTTCCAACAGGGGCCAGTCAATATGGATGATGGTCGGCTCTTTAGCTTTGATTCAATGGCCCCACTCTCTGTCAGCTCAAGTAATTATTGCTCCTTAAGCTTGAAGTCCTGTGAAAAGGATGGCGATGATGATATCACTGATGACTTCCTGGCCCATTGCAGCCCTAAGCTGGTGATCCAGCAAAGCATTGATGAGATAGCACCACTGAAGGAGTCCACTGATCTCCTGGATATATCCAACTTCACCCCTGACAAATTCCGTCACTCTTCCCTTTCAGAGATGTCCCCACCGGACACCCCTAGTCTTTCCCCTCAAATTACCAGATGTGAGAGTATGAAGACACTAGGAACACTGAAGGGGTTCCAAGAGGGTGTCCCAGGACCATTGGACAGTGTGGAAAAAATCAAGTGGGACTGCAGTACCCTTTCACGGCAGGTCCAAATGGAGGATGGATTTACTTTAAATAACCACCAGTTTCAGTTCCATATGTTCAATGATGAGGATTCTCTCAGCCTGCTCCAAAAAAACCCTTGCCTGTCAACATTTAATGATCCATCTGGTCAAAATAGTACCAACAACAAAGTGtcaaaatcaagaaagaaaagttcACCCAACAAGAGTGGGGCTATGAACCAAAGCTCTTCTCAGAAAAACACCAGGAAAAAATCCCTCAAAGGCAACAACAAGGGGATTGAAAAGCCACCTAGCAAAAACTCCCGCCAGGTCCCTAAGTCCACAAAGAAAGGGAAATACATGGCTGCCATCAAtggagagaaaatgcaaattggCATTGGCCGTGGGGGAAGCCAAACCAACACCATATCCTCCACTGGGAAGACATTGGCTGAATGTATCCAACATGGTGGCCCTATGGCCTCTATGAAGATGCCAAGTCAAAAGGGACTTTCTGGAGATTGGGCCTTGGGGAAGGAgagcagcccaggctggagtgatatGAGCATGGGCACCAACACCAACAGCCTTCTGGATGATGACCAACGGGAGTTTCAGGAGCCTTCCTATATCTTGTCCAACATTGCCTCTGGTATGGCAGATGTGCAGAGATTCATGATGGCCTCCATAGAGCCCCTGTGGGAACCCATGGAGCACCATGGGGATCCCAAAATATTCTACTCCTCTGAGTCCAATAGTCTAAaattaaaaaccctcaaaatatTGGCTGGGACACCACAGGAGTCTAAGAAAAAGATCAACAGTGGGTCCCCAGGAGCCACTAAGAATCACAGGTCAATCAAGGGTGTGAGCAAAAGCAATGGGAAAACAACAATAGGTGATCCTGGTCGTGCAAACATGCCTGGTTATAACGAGGACTCTCGCTCTACCTTCTttgataaaaagtatagtaacaTGAGCACTTTAGGCAATAACGGACCGACACACAAAAAGCTGTATCGTCACAAATCCAGCTCCAAGGCCCTGAGAGATGAGAAATGTAAGGGAAAGCACATGGAGCGAGAACAGGTCCACAAGGATGAGTCTGGGAcagcttcttttgaaaaactgaG GGATTCCGACTACAATCTCCTAAAAGCAGAAACAACCTTTTGGGTTTTACCTGTGTTTGAAGAAGAGACTCGCATTTTCCAGAAAGACATTtga